Proteins encoded by one window of Salmonirosea aquatica:
- a CDS encoding glycoside hydrolase family 2 TIM barrel-domain containing protein yields MKRSVCAVGILLGSITALWAQAPLPDWENPEIISKNTERPRASFTPYPSEQEALAAARNSAFVKSLNGTWKFKWVSHPSKVPPDFFQPTTSTDSWDNLPVPSNWQVVGAREGRAYDPPIFSNIRYPFEATPPKITADTNATGLYRTTFTVPADWEQKPLFLHFGGVQSACSVWLNGQPLGYHEDGMVPFEFDISTLVKNGPNTLAVQVINWSDGSYLEDQDFWRLSGIFRDVYLLSRPPVHISDFVVQTDLDDSYRDANLKVGIYAKNFTKQAQYGYQLITTLYDAAGAVVIPAAPRTIGMLDPTGELPIRLELPVPTPQKWSAETPYLYKLTLQIVNPDGQVMEAISQPVGFREIKITGGQLLVNGKAILIKGVNRHEFDPETGRVISRETMIRDITLMKQHNINAVRTSHYPNAAEWYDLCDEYGLYVMDEANIETHELWYKKIILADKPEWKTAFLARGRAMVERDKNHPSVIVWSLGNESGNGANFTAMANYIRLADPTRPIHYEGRANYGPTTLSSFDIISVMYPTTESMIELVKKDPERPLIVCEYAHGMGNSLGNLQEYWDVIERYPTMQGGFIWDWVDQGLAQKTADGRTYWNHVNYIDGANAGDGLVNPDRTPQPEINEVKQVYQYVKFDLPDTLSSSPKPIKLRNAYTFQSLSPFKLVWTLQENGKTIQEGTLANLTAAAGETQEVSIPYQIPATPPPGAEYFLNLSLQLKEKTLWATAGYEVAGNQVPIRVATAQPETISYAKNTPCGSRWFGARVSPWLASTSRLASTRKRPV; encoded by the coding sequence GTGAAAAGATCGGTTTGTGCGGTTGGAATACTGTTAGGTTCAATAACGGCCCTATGGGCGCAGGCACCCTTGCCGGATTGGGAAAATCCGGAAATAATCAGTAAAAATACGGAGCGCCCCCGCGCCAGTTTTACCCCCTACCCTTCCGAGCAGGAAGCCCTGGCTGCCGCCCGTAATTCGGCTTTCGTCAAATCCCTGAATGGTACCTGGAAATTCAAATGGGTATCGCATCCTTCCAAGGTACCCCCTGATTTCTTTCAGCCAACTACCTCCACCGATTCCTGGGACAATCTTCCCGTGCCTTCCAACTGGCAGGTCGTGGGAGCCCGGGAAGGCCGGGCGTACGACCCGCCGATTTTCTCCAATATAAGGTACCCCTTCGAGGCCACACCACCCAAAATCACTGCCGATACTAATGCTACGGGCCTTTACCGTACCACCTTCACCGTACCGGCCGATTGGGAACAAAAGCCGCTGTTCCTGCATTTCGGCGGAGTGCAGTCGGCCTGTTCGGTATGGCTCAACGGCCAGCCCTTGGGATACCACGAAGATGGCATGGTACCCTTCGAGTTTGATATTTCGACTTTGGTGAAAAATGGCCCCAACACCCTGGCCGTTCAGGTAATCAACTGGTCGGACGGCAGTTATCTCGAAGACCAGGATTTCTGGCGGCTGTCGGGCATTTTCCGCGATGTGTACCTACTGTCGAGACCGCCGGTGCACATCAGCGATTTCGTAGTACAGACCGACCTGGACGACTCCTACCGGGATGCCAACCTGAAGGTAGGTATTTATGCCAAGAATTTTACCAAACAGGCTCAATACGGCTACCAGCTCATCACCACCCTGTATGATGCCGCCGGTGCCGTGGTGATTCCTGCCGCCCCCCGTACCATCGGCATGCTGGACCCGACAGGCGAATTGCCCATCCGCCTAGAACTACCCGTGCCGACGCCCCAGAAATGGAGCGCCGAAACGCCCTACCTCTACAAGCTGACCTTGCAGATCGTCAATCCTGATGGCCAAGTGATGGAGGCCATCAGTCAGCCCGTGGGATTCCGGGAGATAAAAATTACGGGCGGACAGCTGCTGGTAAATGGAAAAGCGATTTTGATCAAAGGCGTCAACCGTCATGAGTTCGACCCCGAAACGGGCCGGGTCATCAGCCGCGAAACCATGATCCGGGATATTACGCTCATGAAACAGCACAACATCAATGCCGTGCGTACCTCACACTATCCCAACGCAGCCGAATGGTATGACCTCTGCGATGAATACGGACTCTATGTTATGGATGAGGCCAATATCGAAACTCATGAATTATGGTACAAAAAAATTATCCTGGCCGACAAGCCCGAATGGAAGACCGCCTTCCTGGCGCGGGGCCGCGCGATGGTAGAACGTGATAAGAATCACCCCTCCGTAATCGTATGGTCGTTGGGCAACGAGTCGGGCAATGGGGCAAACTTCACCGCTATGGCCAACTACATCCGCCTGGCCGATCCCACCCGCCCAATCCACTACGAAGGCCGCGCCAACTACGGCCCCACGACGTTAAGCAGTTTCGATATTATTTCGGTCATGTACCCTACGACCGAAAGCATGATCGAACTCGTGAAGAAAGACCCGGAACGGCCGCTGATCGTGTGCGAATACGCGCACGGCATGGGCAACAGCTTGGGAAATCTGCAGGAATACTGGGACGTGATCGAAAGGTACCCTACCATGCAGGGTGGCTTCATCTGGGATTGGGTGGATCAGGGGTTGGCCCAGAAAACAGCCGATGGCCGTACTTACTGGAACCATGTCAACTACATCGACGGAGCTAACGCCGGCGATGGCCTGGTGAATCCTGACCGGACGCCTCAGCCGGAAATTAACGAAGTGAAGCAGGTGTACCAATACGTAAAGTTCGACCTGCCAGATACCCTGTCTTCCTCTCCAAAACCGATCAAACTGCGTAACGCCTATACTTTTCAGTCATTAAGTCCTTTCAAACTGGTGTGGACGTTGCAGGAGAATGGCAAGACGATTCAGGAAGGTACCCTCGCCAATCTCACTGCGGCAGCGGGCGAAACCCAGGAGGTGTCTATTCCTTACCAAATTCCGGCCACCCCGCCGCCGGGCGCCGAATATTTCCTGAACCTCAGCCTGCAACTGAAAGAAAAGACGCTTTGGGCCACCGCCGGCTACGAAGTGGCCGGAAATCAGGTACCCATCCGGGTTGCCACGGCGCAGCCCGAGACAATCAGCTACGCTAAAAACACCCCCTGCGGCTCACGTTGGTTCGGGGCAAGGGTATCACCCTGGTTGGCCAGCACTTCTCGGCTAGCTTCGACAAGAAAACGGCCCGTATGA
- a CDS encoding type III pantothenate kinase, whose product MLLAVDAGNTDTVFGLFEDDRQLHVWRTRSLSQESAGFYESWLRLHFLEAGIAPNHVKTVVLGSVVPDLTSVLRSMLASLFGPSPLIVGPDVYPDLQIAIDHPHEIGADLIANAVAAYARYPQNCVIVDFGTALTFTTVSSAGQILGVAILPGLKTAVKALFTDTAQLPEVPLELPRSAIGKNTVHAIQAGILLGYEGLVKSMIRRIRAELEGDCIAIATGGLSSIIDTLEGEFVEIDRSLTLNGLRLIGERVGQVASKIKP is encoded by the coding sequence ATGCTCCTAGCCGTTGATGCCGGAAACACCGATACCGTATTTGGACTTTTTGAGGACGACCGGCAACTGCACGTATGGCGGACGCGATCGCTGTCGCAGGAATCGGCGGGTTTTTACGAATCTTGGCTTCGGCTCCATTTTCTGGAAGCGGGAATCGCCCCTAACCATGTAAAAACAGTAGTACTGGGCAGCGTGGTACCTGACCTCACATCGGTGTTGCGTTCCATGCTGGCTTCACTTTTCGGCCCAAGTCCCTTAATAGTCGGCCCGGATGTGTATCCCGATCTACAGATTGCCATTGACCACCCACATGAGATCGGGGCCGATCTCATTGCCAATGCCGTCGCAGCTTATGCGCGCTATCCCCAAAATTGTGTCATCGTGGATTTTGGAACGGCCCTCACGTTTACGACGGTATCCTCAGCAGGACAAATTTTGGGCGTGGCAATTCTGCCGGGTTTGAAGACGGCAGTGAAGGCTTTGTTCACCGATACGGCTCAGCTGCCCGAGGTACCCCTCGAACTGCCCCGCTCCGCCATTGGCAAAAATACGGTGCACGCCATTCAGGCGGGTATTCTGCTGGGCTACGAGGGTTTGGTGAAATCCATGATCCGCCGCATCCGGGCCGAGCTGGAAGGTGACTGCATTGCCATAGCCACGGGTGGACTATCGTCCATCATCGATACGCTGGAGGGTGAATTTGTAGAAATAGACCGAAGTCTGACGCTCAACGGCTTGCGGCTGATCGGTGAGCGGGTAGGGCAGGTAGCTTCAAAAATCAAACCGTAA
- a CDS encoding gamma-glutamylcyclotransferase family protein, producing MEAQPPYLFVYGTLMRGFDNPFAARLRAHSAFIAEGFFSGKLYRISWYPGALYEPKGTLKVHGEIYQLLDFQKLIRELDEYEDVKEIESESLYLRRQVPVQTESGDVFLCWTYLYNQSLAEATPLPDGRFTV from the coding sequence ATGGAAGCCCAACCGCCCTACCTCTTCGTCTATGGTACCCTGATGCGGGGATTTGACAATCCCTTCGCCGCCCGGCTACGCGCCCATTCTGCCTTTATAGCGGAGGGATTTTTTTCTGGCAAATTATACCGTATAAGCTGGTACCCCGGTGCTCTTTATGAGCCGAAGGGTACCCTGAAAGTACACGGAGAAATCTATCAATTGCTTGATTTTCAAAAGCTCATTCGAGAATTGGATGAGTACGAAGATGTGAAAGAGATCGAATCCGAGAGCCTGTACCTTCGGCGTCAGGTACCCGTTCAGACCGAGAGTGGCGACGTTTTCTTGTGCTGGACCTACCTCTACAATCAGTCGCTAGCTGAGGCAACACCCCTGCCAGACGGAAGATTTACGGTTTGA
- a CDS encoding DUF6992 family protein has protein sequence MKKVLHTFFLSLMVLAAQAQSHALTDLNQGRLKVQTTGMWVLTGWSVANLAYGGIAAARTEGSTRYFNRMNVYWNVVNLGIAAPSLISSLRKKNSLPTTLDASIGELHSLEKTLLFNAGLDVAYLMGGLYLLERAKNTPDKHDRFKGFGQSVLLQGGFLLLFDATNYLALRQSHRKAAEILKNVQFTGQSVGVVLEF, from the coding sequence ATGAAAAAAGTACTGCACACCTTTTTCCTGTCCCTGATGGTTCTTGCCGCGCAGGCACAATCCCATGCCCTTACCGACTTGAACCAGGGCCGTTTGAAAGTGCAAACCACGGGCATGTGGGTGTTGACGGGCTGGTCAGTGGCCAATCTGGCCTACGGCGGAATCGCCGCCGCCCGAACCGAAGGCAGTACCCGATACTTCAATCGTATGAATGTGTATTGGAATGTGGTGAATCTGGGCATTGCCGCGCCCAGCCTCATCAGTTCATTGCGCAAAAAGAACAGCCTACCCACTACCCTGGATGCAAGCATCGGCGAACTGCATTCCCTGGAAAAAACGCTGCTGTTTAATGCCGGCCTGGATGTAGCCTACCTCATGGGCGGCCTGTACCTGCTCGAACGGGCCAAGAACACACCCGATAAACACGATCGTTTCAAAGGCTTCGGGCAATCCGTTTTGTTGCAGGGTGGATTCCTGCTACTTTTTGACGCAACCAATTACCTGGCACTGCGCCAAAGCCACCGAAAGGCGGCAGAAATTCTTAAAAATGTGCAGTTTACGGGTCAGTCCGTGGGTGTAGTTCTAGAGTTCTAA
- a CDS encoding TPM domain-containing protein, with the protein MNKFSRFLVFFLLSALTLTAQDIPPRPSPPKLVNDLANQLNATEEAELEQKLVAYNDSTSTQIAVVIIPTVGEYPMADYAFKLGREWGVGQKDKNNGIVLLWAPDDRKVFIATGYGMEGAIPDAIAKRIVSQEIIPEFKNKMYYRGLDRGVDAIIRAAAGEYQAEPASSSDGEGFPLGFAIILFMIILFIILRNRGGGGGRGGRRFRNTGGPVIWPYSTHSGWGSSSGSWGGGGGGGGGFGGFGGGSFGGGGAGGSY; encoded by the coding sequence ATGAATAAATTCAGCCGTTTCCTTGTCTTTTTCCTGCTTTCTGCCCTGACGCTGACCGCCCAGGATATTCCGCCGCGCCCTAGTCCACCCAAACTGGTCAACGATCTGGCCAATCAGCTCAATGCCACCGAAGAGGCAGAGCTTGAACAAAAGCTAGTGGCCTATAATGACTCTACCTCCACCCAAATCGCGGTAGTGATTATCCCCACGGTGGGCGAGTACCCCATGGCCGATTACGCATTTAAGCTAGGTCGTGAGTGGGGCGTGGGACAGAAAGATAAGAACAACGGAATCGTGCTCCTGTGGGCTCCCGATGACCGCAAGGTGTTCATCGCCACAGGCTACGGCATGGAAGGGGCCATCCCGGATGCCATCGCCAAGCGCATCGTATCGCAGGAAATCATCCCCGAGTTCAAGAACAAAATGTACTACCGCGGCCTGGACCGGGGCGTGGATGCGATCATCCGTGCGGCGGCAGGCGAATACCAGGCCGAGCCCGCCTCGTCGTCGGATGGGGAGGGATTTCCTCTCGGATTTGCCATCATTCTGTTCATGATCATCCTGTTTATCATCCTGCGCAATCGTGGGGGTGGTGGCGGCCGGGGTGGACGGCGTTTCCGCAATACGGGTGGCCCGGTCATCTGGCCCTACAGCACGCACTCGGGCTGGGGTAGCTCCTCTGGAAGCTGGGGCGGCGGAGGAGGCGGAGGCGGTGGTTTCGGCGGCTTCGGAGGAGGCAGTTTCGGCGGGGGCGGCGCTGGTGGCAGTTATTGA
- a CDS encoding TPM domain-containing protein produces MSPTPPLFGKEEQKRIVSAIQAAEKRTSGEIKVHIEEHCPDADVMERAKTVFGELGLHTTQQQNGVLLYLAYVDRKFAVLGDKGIYEKVPPDFWESTKEKLRAHFKNNEFTEGLCEGIEEAGQQLKKYFPYQSDDINELPDDVSFG; encoded by the coding sequence ATGTCCCCCACTCCACCTCTGTTTGGTAAAGAAGAACAAAAACGGATTGTCAGTGCCATTCAGGCAGCTGAGAAACGTACCTCCGGTGAAATCAAAGTACATATCGAAGAGCATTGTCCGGATGCCGACGTGATGGAACGCGCCAAAACGGTATTTGGCGAACTGGGGCTGCACACCACACAGCAACAGAACGGAGTACTGCTGTACTTGGCCTATGTTGACCGGAAATTCGCCGTGCTGGGCGACAAAGGAATCTATGAAAAGGTACCTCCTGATTTCTGGGAAAGTACTAAAGAAAAGCTCCGGGCGCATTTCAAAAACAACGAATTTACCGAGGGTCTGTGCGAAGGGATCGAGGAAGCGGGCCAGCAATTAAAGAAATACTTTCCGTACCAGTCGGACGACATCAATGAACTGCCCGATGATGTTTCATTCGGGTAA
- a CDS encoding LemA family protein, with the protein MSKSVIVIVIILLIGGMFGCSSYNGLVQKDETVNEAWSKVQSQYQRRADLIPNLVNTVKGAADFERGTLTDVINARAKATSIQLNADQLTPENMQKFQAAQDQLGGALSRLLVSVERYPDLKANQNFLELQAQLEGTENRIAVARNDFNTTVKDYNQSVRTFPNAIFAGIFGFHVKGFFEASQAAQNAPTVQF; encoded by the coding sequence ATGTCTAAGAGCGTCATTGTTATTGTCATAATTCTTCTAATCGGGGGCATGTTCGGCTGCAGTTCCTACAACGGACTGGTCCAGAAGGACGAAACGGTCAACGAAGCCTGGTCTAAGGTACAAAGCCAGTATCAGCGCCGCGCCGACCTGATTCCCAACCTGGTCAACACGGTCAAAGGAGCGGCCGATTTCGAAAGGGGTACCCTCACGGATGTTATCAACGCCCGCGCCAAGGCCACTTCCATCCAGTTGAATGCCGATCAGTTGACCCCCGAAAATATGCAGAAATTTCAGGCCGCGCAGGATCAGTTGGGCGGCGCGCTGTCGCGTTTGTTGGTATCCGTGGAGCGCTATCCCGACCTGAAAGCCAACCAGAACTTCCTGGAACTACAGGCCCAGTTGGAAGGTACCGAAAACCGCATCGCCGTAGCTCGTAACGACTTCAATACCACCGTGAAAGACTACAACCAATCCGTACGGACTTTCCCCAACGCCATCTTTGCCGGTATATTCGGCTTCCATGTGAAAGGCTTCTTTGAAGCTTCGCAGGCGGCTCAAAATGCTCCAACGGTACAGTTTTAA
- a CDS encoding DASH family cryptochrome: MANRILYWFRNDLRLHDNEGFLNATRKADEVIPVFIFDPRVFEKTSLGFRKIGIYRTRFIRESVAVLRTMLREKGGELLVRVGEPERVLAEIAEQYDVHELHLSKEIAQEETNVESSLSKRLKTLNIDMVFTWMSTLYHVRDLSFGINKLPDIFTDFRKQIEKNTPVRPTAPVPERVILPTEYDAGEIPDFTDLGFTEVEIKVPDARSVLDFKGGETAGQRRLHDYLWESDAISTYKETRNGMLGADYSSKFAAWLAQGCISPRQIYEEVKRYEIERTANDSTYWLIFELLWRDYFHFVMLRWGTRLFKPSGLKLNKDKRWRHDRSLFETWKTGNTGVPFVDANMRELAATGYLSNRGRQNVASFLANGLGIDWTWGASWFESMLIDYDVCSNWGNWNYVAGVGNDPRGTRYFNPYFQATRYDENGDYVRYWLPELAKVPAEKLHKVWQLTPAEQQEYGVMLGEDYPRPIVDAERWTQEPTS; encoded by the coding sequence ATGGCCAATCGCATTCTGTACTGGTTTCGCAACGACCTGCGCTTACACGATAACGAGGGTTTTCTGAATGCTACCCGGAAAGCCGATGAGGTGATTCCGGTATTTATCTTTGACCCCCGGGTATTTGAAAAAACCTCGCTGGGCTTCCGCAAAATAGGTATTTACCGTACCCGTTTCATCCGGGAAAGTGTAGCCGTTCTCCGGACTATGCTACGCGAAAAGGGTGGAGAACTGCTTGTCAGAGTAGGCGAGCCCGAGCGCGTTCTGGCCGAAATTGCGGAACAGTACGACGTACATGAACTACACCTGAGCAAGGAAATCGCTCAGGAAGAAACCAATGTGGAATCATCACTGAGCAAACGGCTCAAAACGTTGAATATCGACATGGTTTTTACCTGGATGTCCACGCTATACCATGTGCGTGACTTGTCTTTCGGGATCAACAAACTACCGGATATTTTTACGGATTTTCGTAAGCAAATAGAAAAAAACACACCTGTCCGCCCCACGGCACCCGTCCCGGAGCGTGTCATCCTACCCACTGAGTACGATGCGGGAGAAATCCCTGATTTTACGGATCTGGGCTTTACAGAAGTGGAAATCAAGGTACCTGATGCACGGAGTGTTCTGGATTTCAAAGGCGGTGAAACGGCGGGCCAACGGCGTCTGCACGACTATTTGTGGGAAAGTGACGCCATCAGCACTTACAAAGAAACCCGCAACGGCATGCTGGGCGCGGACTATTCGTCCAAGTTTGCGGCCTGGCTAGCCCAGGGCTGCATTTCACCGCGCCAGATTTATGAAGAAGTGAAACGCTACGAAATCGAGCGTACTGCCAATGACTCTACCTACTGGCTGATTTTTGAATTACTCTGGCGCGACTACTTCCACTTCGTAATGCTGCGCTGGGGTACCCGCCTGTTCAAACCCTCGGGCCTGAAACTTAATAAAGACAAACGCTGGCGCCACGACCGCTCACTTTTCGAAACCTGGAAAACAGGCAATACGGGGGTACCCTTTGTGGATGCCAATATGCGCGAGCTGGCCGCCACGGGCTACCTATCCAATCGGGGCCGGCAGAATGTGGCCAGTTTCCTCGCCAATGGTCTGGGTATCGACTGGACCTGGGGCGCCTCCTGGTTCGAAAGTATGCTGATCGACTATGACGTGTGCAGCAACTGGGGCAACTGGAACTACGTGGCGGGGGTAGGTAACGACCCGCGCGGAACGCGCTACTTCAACCCCTATTTCCAGGCCACCCGCTACGACGAAAACGGCGATTATGTACGGTACTGGCTACCCGAATTGGCTAAGGTACCTGCCGAGAAACTTCATAAAGTATGGCAGCTGACGCCCGCTGAGCAACAGGAATATGGGGTGATGCTGGGAGAAGATTATCCCCGGCCGATTGTCGACGCGGAGCGGTGGACGCAGGAACCTACTTCCTGA
- a CDS encoding peptidoglycan DD-metalloendopeptidase family protein, which produces MNLRFLKYILPFFCAFILSSCEIFGPGQGIFTSPSPHEQYANSLKTANLDKTALGSLWLAASERSLRDSLLITLPYRESGYFPAQSPFALGYRVQAERGDVLLIGVTVQGRDLPDVADTKVFVDVFELDDRQKLSRVLSAKADTTGLRWEVKRSRMHLIRIQPELLRSGRYTLSITRDPLLAFPVQGRNSKQISSFWGANRDAGRRSHEGVDIFAPRGTPALAAIDGYVSRVGTNNLGGNVIFLSDQSHGINLYYAHLDSFNVAQGKRVQLGDTLGFVGNTGNARTTGTHLHFGIYESGTGAINPFPFIRLGLGEPNQKLPGAETLGDTVRLTTNSSLRVAPNSKATTLATLDKNQIVRVLGGSAGWLRVRTPTETEGYLLASAVREVGTSLRQAKVVAQTPVYDEAYSDAAVYEVLAESATLPVLGTHGNFELVELNKTGVKGWISKE; this is translated from the coding sequence ATGAATTTACGGTTCTTAAAATACATTCTACCTTTTTTTTGCGCCTTCATCCTCAGTTCCTGCGAAATATTCGGCCCTGGCCAGGGTATTTTCACTTCCCCGTCGCCCCATGAGCAGTACGCGAATTCGCTGAAAACCGCTAACCTCGATAAGACGGCTTTGGGTAGTTTGTGGCTAGCCGCCTCCGAGCGTTCGCTGCGTGATTCGCTGCTCATTACCCTGCCCTACCGCGAAAGCGGGTACTTTCCGGCGCAGTCGCCTTTTGCCCTGGGCTACCGGGTGCAGGCCGAGCGCGGCGATGTGTTGTTGATCGGCGTAACGGTGCAAGGCCGCGACCTACCCGATGTCGCAGATACGAAGGTTTTTGTAGACGTTTTTGAACTGGACGACCGCCAGAAGCTTTCGCGGGTACTGTCTGCCAAAGCCGATACCACCGGGCTGCGCTGGGAAGTAAAACGTAGCCGCATGCATCTGATTCGCATTCAACCCGAACTCTTGCGAAGTGGCCGCTATACACTTTCCATCACCCGCGACCCGTTGCTCGCCTTTCCGGTGCAGGGTCGCAACAGCAAACAAATCAGTAGCTTTTGGGGTGCCAATCGGGATGCCGGCCGGCGTAGTCATGAAGGCGTGGACATCTTCGCGCCTCGAGGTACCCCAGCCTTAGCTGCCATCGACGGTTACGTATCGCGGGTAGGTACCAACAACCTGGGCGGCAATGTCATTTTCCTTTCCGACCAATCGCACGGAATCAATCTATATTATGCCCATCTGGATAGTTTTAATGTAGCCCAGGGTAAACGCGTGCAGCTGGGCGACACGCTGGGGTTTGTGGGTAACACAGGCAATGCCCGCACTACGGGTACCCATTTGCATTTCGGCATCTACGAATCCGGCACCGGGGCTATCAATCCCTTCCCTTTCATTCGCCTCGGTCTGGGTGAACCTAACCAAAAACTTCCTGGTGCTGAAACACTCGGCGATACCGTGCGGCTCACCACAAACTCGAGTCTGAGGGTAGCGCCCAATAGCAAGGCTACTACCCTGGCGACTTTGGACAAAAACCAAATCGTGCGCGTGCTGGGAGGTTCGGCCGGATGGCTGCGGGTGCGCACGCCCACCGAAACCGAGGGGTACCTGTTGGCTTCGGCGGTCAGAGAGGTAGGTACCTCGCTTCGTCAGGCCAAAGTTGTGGCCCAAACGCCGGTTTATGATGAAGCCTACTCCGATGCCGCTGTCTATGAAGTACTAGCGGAATCCGCCACGCTCCCGGTGTTGGGTACCCATGGTAATTTTGAGCTGGTGGAGTTAAATAAAACCGGAGTAAAAGGCTGGATCAGCAAGGAATGA
- a CDS encoding OmpA family protein, producing the protein MNTLSRHAAGALILGLCFVLQACNPTMQAYKNGVKKFENGEYDLALKDFQKAAEGNYESAQTNYLIAESYRLSNRYREAIPYYQKAMEAGATDPNARFQYAYALKASGQYDEARQQFAQFTENETANKTLKERAAREVETLKITDRIKQKKAEVTVLDLPFNTPGAEFSPAVLNGELVMSASKKEKIYKNNGQAMLGLYKIKIGEQPSEASGSPTLFSSSIFAEEANEGSPAFSPDGKTLVFARGNTGKRKGTLDVDLYLSRLVNGQWTEPSYLPINDSLAWDGSPAFSRDGKTIYFASNRAGGAGGIDLYRTNMDASGRFSKPVNMGKDINTAGDEMFPYVSPDNKLYFSSDGHPGLGKLDLFVATRSQGVISIENLGIPFNTPQDDFGLVFFEDTDNGFFASNREGGKGDDDIYFFSNPVEETPDSTILAQNDPTNPMNPNNPNYIKGQLKVVRYFLEGTVLTNNTASTPIDSARVRILSDSADVELAELTTGDQGTFGKYKLEEGKDYVLLVEKKGYITKREPFSMDGRSIPPIFLNKVLTDTTYRVTVRLDDLELNKTFTLENIYYDLDKYNIRSDAAVELDKLVQILKDNPTIKIELASHTDARATDAYNDRLSQQRAQSAVNYLISRGIDADRLTAKGYGERQLIVQNAKTEEEHQRNRRTEFTVLSY; encoded by the coding sequence ATGAATACGTTAAGTCGCCACGCAGCGGGGGCATTGATTTTGGGACTCTGCTTTGTTTTGCAAGCCTGTAACCCCACGATGCAAGCCTACAAAAATGGTGTCAAGAAATTTGAGAATGGCGAGTACGACCTAGCCCTGAAGGACTTTCAGAAAGCTGCCGAAGGTAATTATGAGTCCGCCCAAACCAACTACCTCATCGCCGAGTCGTACCGGTTGTCCAATCGCTACCGCGAGGCAATTCCTTACTACCAAAAGGCGATGGAGGCCGGAGCTACCGATCCCAACGCGCGCTTCCAGTATGCCTACGCCCTAAAAGCGTCCGGTCAGTACGATGAGGCCCGGCAGCAGTTTGCCCAGTTTACCGAGAACGAAACAGCCAACAAAACGCTGAAAGAGCGGGCCGCCCGTGAGGTAGAGACCCTAAAAATCACCGATCGCATCAAGCAAAAAAAGGCGGAGGTCACAGTGCTCGACCTACCCTTTAACACACCAGGAGCCGAGTTTTCACCCGCCGTCCTGAACGGAGAATTGGTCATGTCGGCTTCCAAGAAGGAGAAGATTTATAAAAACAACGGACAGGCCATGCTGGGCCTTTATAAAATAAAAATCGGCGAGCAGCCCAGCGAAGCCAGCGGTAGCCCTACCCTGTTCAGTTCCAGCATTTTTGCGGAGGAAGCCAATGAAGGCTCTCCGGCTTTTTCACCCGATGGCAAAACACTGGTGTTTGCCCGTGGCAATACCGGCAAACGTAAAGGTACCCTGGATGTAGATTTGTACCTCAGCCGGCTGGTCAATGGACAATGGACCGAGCCCAGCTACCTACCCATCAATGATTCGCTGGCCTGGGATGGCTCTCCCGCTTTCTCGCGCGATGGCAAGACGATTTACTTTGCCTCTAACCGCGCCGGCGGTGCCGGAGGTATCGACTTGTACCGGACCAATATGGATGCCTCAGGGCGTTTCAGCAAGCCTGTGAATATGGGCAAGGACATCAATACCGCCGGGGACGAAATGTTCCCCTATGTTTCGCCCGACAACAAGCTATACTTCTCTTCCGATGGGCATCCCGGTCTGGGTAAGCTCGATCTTTTCGTAGCGACGCGCTCACAGGGCGTCATATCCATCGAGAATCTGGGTATTCCATTCAATACTCCACAGGACGATTTCGGGCTGGTGTTCTTTGAAGATACGGACAATGGTTTTTTTGCTTCTAATCGCGAAGGTGGGAAGGGTGATGACGACATTTATTTCTTCTCGAACCCCGTAGAAGAAACACCTGACTCGACGATTCTGGCGCAGAACGACCCCACTAACCCGATGAATCCCAATAATCCGAACTACATCAAGGGGCAGCTCAAAGTAGTGCGGTATTTCCTGGAAGGTACGGTCCTGACCAATAACACTGCCTCTACTCCCATCGACTCAGCGCGAGTGCGTATCCTGTCCGATAGCGCGGATGTGGAACTGGCCGAACTAACGACGGGCGATCAGGGTACCTTTGGAAAATACAAATTGGAAGAAGGCAAGGATTACGTGCTCTTGGTAGAAAAGAAAGGGTACATCACCAAACGTGAGCCGTTCTCGATGGATGGCCGGAGCATTCCGCCGATTTTCCTGAATAAGGTTCTGACCGATACGACCTACCGTGTGACCGTGCGGCTGGACGATCTGGAATTGAACAAGACCTTTACGCTGGAAAATATTTACTACGATCTAGACAAATACAACATCCGTTCCGATGCTGCCGTGGAGTTGGATAAACTGGTGCAGATTCTGAAAGATAATCCGACGATCAAAATCGAGCTTGCTTCGCACACGGATGCCCGCGCCACCGACGCCTACAATGATAGACTCTCGCAGCAGCGGGCGCAGTCGGCGGTTAATTATTTGATTTCAAGAGGTATCGATGCCGACCGCCTAACCGCCAAGGGCTACGGCGAGCGGCAACTTATTGTCCAGAATGCCAAAACCGAAGAAGAACATCAGCGCAACCGCCGCACGGAGTTCACAGTGTTGAGCTACTGA